A genome region from Microtus ochrogaster isolate Prairie Vole_2 chromosome 1, MicOch1.0, whole genome shotgun sequence includes the following:
- the Mnd1 gene encoding meiotic nuclear division protein 1 homolog isoform X1 has translation MSKKKGLSAEEKRTRMMEIFFETKDVFQLKDLEKIAPKEKGITAMSVKEVLQSLVDDGMVDCERIGTSNYYWAFPSKALHARTRKLEALNSQLLEGSQKHANLQKSIEKAKIGRQETEERAVLVKELSSFRNQRDQLKAEVEKYRECDPQVVEEIRQANKVAKEAANRWTDNIFAIKSWAKRKFGFEENKIDKNFGIPEDFDYID, from the exons TCAAAGAAGAAAGGACTGAGTGCGGAAGAGAAAAGGACCCGAATGATGGAGATATTTTTTGAGACG AAAGATGTATTCCAACTGAAAGACCTGGAGAAGATTGCTCCCAAAGAGAAAGGCATCA CTGCCATGTCAGTCAAGGAAGTCCTTCAGAGCTTGGTGGACGACGGCATGGTTGACTGCGAGAGAATCGGGACGTCCAATTACTACTGGGCTTTTCCAAGCAAAGCTCTTCATGCCAGGACACGCAAGCTGGAGGCTCTGAACTCTCAG CTGTTGGAGGGAAGCCAGAAGCATGCGAACCTGCAGAAGAGCATCGAGAAAGCTAAAATTGGCCGGCAAGAGACC GAAGAACGAGCCGTGCTTGTAAAAGAACTTTCTTCTTTTCGGAACCAAAGGGATCAACTTAAGGCAGAAGTTGAAAAATACAGAGAATGTGACCCACAAGTAGTGGAAGAGATCC gtcaAGCAAATAAAGTAGCCAAGGAAGCTGCCAACCGATGGACGG ataACATATTTGCAATAAAATCCTGGGCCAAGAGAAAATTTGggtttgaagaaaataaaattgacaaaaactTTGGAATTCCAGAAGACTTTGACTATATAGACTAA
- the Mnd1 gene encoding meiotic nuclear division protein 1 homolog isoform X4: MSKKKGLSAEEKRTRMMEIFFETKDVFQLKDLEKIAPKEKGITAMSVKEVLQSLVDDGMVDCERIGTSNYYWAFPSKALHARTRKLEALNSQLLEGSQKHANLQKSIEKAKIGRQETEERAVLVKELSSFRNQRDQLKAEVEKYRECDPQVVEEIRQANKVAKEAANRWTDSRRSVFWKTRRAKVF, from the exons TCAAAGAAGAAAGGACTGAGTGCGGAAGAGAAAAGGACCCGAATGATGGAGATATTTTTTGAGACG AAAGATGTATTCCAACTGAAAGACCTGGAGAAGATTGCTCCCAAAGAGAAAGGCATCA CTGCCATGTCAGTCAAGGAAGTCCTTCAGAGCTTGGTGGACGACGGCATGGTTGACTGCGAGAGAATCGGGACGTCCAATTACTACTGGGCTTTTCCAAGCAAAGCTCTTCATGCCAGGACACGCAAGCTGGAGGCTCTGAACTCTCAG CTGTTGGAGGGAAGCCAGAAGCATGCGAACCTGCAGAAGAGCATCGAGAAAGCTAAAATTGGCCGGCAAGAGACC GAAGAACGAGCCGTGCTTGTAAAAGAACTTTCTTCTTTTCGGAACCAAAGGGATCAACTTAAGGCAGAAGTTGAAAAATACAGAGAATGTGACCCACAAGTAGTGGAAGAGATCC gtcaAGCAAATAAAGTAGCCAAGGAAGCTGCCAACCGATGGACGG ACTCCCGAAGGTCTGTCTTCTGGAAAACAAGAAGAGCTAAGGTGTTTTGA
- the Mnd1 gene encoding meiotic nuclear division protein 1 homolog isoform X5: protein MSKKKGLSAEEKRTRMMEIFFETKDVFQLKDLEKIAPKEKGITAMSVKEVLQSLVDDGMVDCERIGTSNYYWAFPSKALHARTRKLEALNSQLLEGSQKHANLQKSIEKAKIGRQETVKQIK from the exons TCAAAGAAGAAAGGACTGAGTGCGGAAGAGAAAAGGACCCGAATGATGGAGATATTTTTTGAGACG AAAGATGTATTCCAACTGAAAGACCTGGAGAAGATTGCTCCCAAAGAGAAAGGCATCA CTGCCATGTCAGTCAAGGAAGTCCTTCAGAGCTTGGTGGACGACGGCATGGTTGACTGCGAGAGAATCGGGACGTCCAATTACTACTGGGCTTTTCCAAGCAAAGCTCTTCATGCCAGGACACGCAAGCTGGAGGCTCTGAACTCTCAG CTGTTGGAGGGAAGCCAGAAGCATGCGAACCTGCAGAAGAGCATCGAGAAAGCTAAAATTGGCCGGCAAGAGACC gtcaAGCAAATAAAGTAG